The genomic DNA GGTCACGGCCGGATCGTCACGATCACCAGCGTGGGCGGGGTGGTCGGCCAGCCATTCGCGGACGCCTACTGCGGAGCGAAGTTCGCCGTCGAGGGCCTGATGCAGTCGCTCGCCCCCGTCGTCGCGCCGTTCGGTGTGCAGGTGAGCATCGTCGAACCGGCCGCCGTCGCGTCGTCCTTCGTCGGCTCCGTCGACCACAGCCCCGCCGGCCCGTACGCCGAGCTCCAACAGGCCTACCTCGACCGCGCGGGCGCCTCGTTCGCCACCGCCCAGCAGCCCGCCGACGCCGCGCGGGTGGTCGTCGAGGCGGCCACGACCCCCGAGCCGCGGTTCCGGTGGCAGACCTCGGAGGCGGCCGTCCGCTTCGCCGGCCTGTCCCTGGCCGATCTCGACGGCTCCCGCGTGCTGGCCGCGACCTCGACCTG from Nakamurella flava includes the following:
- a CDS encoding SDR family oxidoreductase; translation: MSTAIVTGTSSGIGLHTAVGLAQAGHQVIATVRDPARADALRAAAEAADVRLDIQALDVTDAAGAQALVEAAGPVDILVNNAGRGAVGTLEQLSDADLQAQLDTNYLSVARLTRLVLPGMRERGHGRIVTITSVGGVVGQPFADAYCGAKFAVEGLMQSLAPVVAPFGVQVSIVEPAAVASSFVGSVDHSPAGPYAELQQAYLDRAGASFATAQQPADAARVVVEAATTPEPRFRWQTSEAAVRFAGLSLADLDGSRVLAATSTWVQPSSGS